TATGTGCTGAACTTCAGCCTCGCGACGCGGCCGTGGATGCTGCTGCCGGTGGGGGCCGTATATGCAGTGCTTTATTACGGCCTGTTCCGCTTCTTCATCCGCCGTTTCGACCTCGCGACGCCCGGACGCGAAAAGGGCGTGGTCGCCGAAACCGCCACTGCATCGGCGGGCGGCGCGCGGGGCGAAGCCTTTGTCGCGGCGCTCGGCGGCGCGGCCAACCTGGTCAGCGTCGATGCCTGTACCACGCGCCTCCGCCTGATCGTCGCCGACCAACAAGCGATCGACGACGCCGCGCTGTCCTCGCTCGGCGCGCGCGGCATCATCCGCCCGTCGAAAAAGGCGGCGCAGGTGGTGCTCGGACCGATTGCCGACCTGGTCGCCGAAGAGATCCGCGGCGCGCTGGCGTGGAGCGGCGCCGCGGTCGCTGCCACACATCGGCCGGTGATCGCCGGCAGCACCGATGCTTCCGGGCTGCCCGCCGAAGTCGTTGGCGCGCTCGGCGGCGACGCCAACCTCCGCACCGTTCACGCGCTTCACGGCCGCTTCCGCGTCGAGCTCGCCGACCCCGCGCGCGTCGACGAGGGCGCTCTCGTACGGATCACGCACGGGATCGCCCGCCCGCAAACCGACGTCTGCCACATCCTGCTATGACTTAGCGCGGTCGCCTTCGGCCCTGGCTAGTCCCAATCGAGCGCGCCCTTTTTCCATTCGTAGATGAAACCTACCGTCAAGATGCCCAAAAAGACCATCATGGCGCCCCATGCTTCCCAGCCGAGATCGTCGACGACGATGGCCCAGGGAAAGAGGAAGGCAGCCTCAAGGTCGAAAATGATAAACAGGATCGCGACCAGATAGAAACGGACGTCGAACGGCTTGCGCGGTGCTTCGAAGGCGGGAAAGCCGCACTCATATTCGGAGAGTTTCTCACTGTCCGGCGCGTGAGCGCCGGTGACGCGCGACACCGCCATCGGCAAGAAGACGAACAGGAGCGACAGCGCCAGCGCGACGCCCATGAAGATCAGGATCGGAAGATAGTCGAGCAACAGCGTGGACGACGACGCCAGATTGGCGCCGGATACGGATTGGGACGGCATGGCGGCCTCCTTCGAAGTCGCCGGGCCGTCCCGGACCTGATGCCGACGCACCCGCCCATGCCAGAGCCGAACGCGCCGGGGAGGACGTGGCCTCGCTGATTTTGGTCAACGCCGGTCAGACGGACGATGAAAGCTTCATCATCACCAGTCCGCTGACGATCAGAAGCGCGGCGGCGATCCGCATCGCATTCGCCTGTTCACCGAGGACGAAGATGCCGACAAGAAACGCCCCGACCGCGCCGATCCCGGTCCAGATCGTGTAAGCGGTGCCGAGTGGCAGCGACTTCATGGATAAGGAGAGCAATGCGAAGCTTATAATCATCGCGCCGATCGTGATGGCGGTCGCGCCAGGGCGCGTGAAACCCTCGGACTGCTTCATCGAATAGGCCCACACGATTTCGAAAATTCCGGCGATCGTCAGATAAATCCAGGCCATGACAGCCTCCTTCAAAGGCTGCCGGGCCGTCCCGGACTTGGGAAACCCGCATCATGTGCAGGCGAGGACGTGGCCTCTGGAAGGCGGCCTGGCAGGGGCAGCAGGACTCGAACCCGCGACCCTCGGTTTTGGAGACCGATGCTCTACCAACTGAGCTATACCCCTAGGCCGGAGTGCGCCACTAGCCGGATTGCAGGGGCGGGGCAAGAGGGATGACGGGTTGCGCGTGCGGGCGGGGCTGATATGCGCAATTTTGCATGAGCGCAGCGCCGTCCCCCGCCCGGTCCCCGTCCCCGGCCCCCGCCCCGCCCGACGGGCCTCCGCAAAATTATCTGGGCGGAATCGGATTGCGCCTGCTCGCGATGGTCAGCCTGTCGCTGATGTTCGTGCTCGTCAAAATGATCGACGCTGCCGATATCCATATCGTCGAGAGCCTGTTCTGGCGCCAGGCGCTCGTCCTGCCCTTCCTGCTGGTCTGGGTACAGGCGACCGGTGGCCTGTCGTCACTGAAGACGCAGCGCATCGGCGCGCATGCACGGCGGATGCTGATGGGCCTGACCGGCATGGCTTGCAATTTCGGCGCCATGATCCTGCTGCCGATGGCGGAAGCGACGACGATCAGCCTGTCGGTGCCGATTTTCGCGGTGATCTTTGCGGCGATCCTGCTGGGCGAGGCGACAGGGTGGCAGCGATGGAGCGCGGTGATCATCGGCTTTGTCGGCGTCCTCGTCGTGCTCGACCCGATTTCGGGCTTTGCCGGCGGCTTCGGCGGAACGCATGGCGTCGGCACGCTGATTGCGCTCACCGGCGCGGTCATGACGGCGCTGATCACGATTGCGGTACGCGACCTTGGCCGAACAGAAAATGCGGGGACGATCGTTTTCTGGTTCAGCCTCTTGTCCATGATCCCGCTCGGGATCGCCCTGCCCTTTGTCTTCACGCCGCATGACGGCCGCGAATGGCTGCTCCTGGTCGGCCTCGGCTTTCTTGGCGCCGTCGTCCAGATGTCGCTGACCGGCGCGCTGCGCCTCGCCCCCGTGTCGGTCGTCATCCCCATGGATTATTCAAGCCTGCTATGGGCGATCGCCGCCGGCTGGTGGTTCTTTGGCACGCTGCCCGCCGACACGACCTGGGTCGGTGCCCCCTTGATCATCGCGTCGGGCCTGTTCATCGCCTGGCGCGAGCATCGCCGCCATATCGACCGGCCCAAGGAGGTTGCTGCATGACATTACCGATCCTCTATCACTGCCCCGACGCCCGCTCGCTGCGCTGCCTGTGGGCGGTCGAGGAAGCCGGGATCGACGTGGACCTGCGCCTGCTGAAATTCCCCCCGCGCGCGTTCGAGCCCGATTATCGCGCCGTCAATCCGTTGATGACGATCCCCGGCTGGGTCGAGAACGGCCAGTTGATGACCGAGTCCGCCGCGATCTGCGAACGCATCGCCGAAGGAACTCCGCTGGAGGTTCACCGCGACGAGAATGATTATTGGGCGTGGCGCAACTGGCTGCACCGCAGCGATGCGACGCTGACCTTCCCGCTCGCGATCATGATCCGCTACACGCGCGTCGAACCCGAGGAGCGCCGGCTTGCCCAGGCGGTCGAGGACTATAAGGCGTTCTTTGGCGGCCGCGCGAAGAGCATCGAGGCAGCGCTGGCCGACGGCCGCGAGTGGCTCGTCGCGGATCGCTTTACCATTGCCGACATCGTGATCGGCTATGCAGCCTTCCTCGCGACGACATTGCGTGCTGACGATGTACTTGGCGATGCGACGAAGGCGTGGCTCGGCCGCTGTATGGCGCGCGAGGGGTTTCAGCGCGCGCGGCAGCGCCAGAAAGCAGCCGAATAACGAAAAAGGGCTCCACCATTTGGTGGAGCCCTTCGTGCCCCCCGTGCATGGCAAAGCCAACGAGGAAAACGCATCGGCCTTTCGGGGTGTAGGTCGCGTGAAAGGCCGTATGTGGGGCCAATTTATGGTGCGCCGCAGAAGTTGGCTTTCACATTCTCCCGCGCTTAAAGCGACAAAAGATACGGACGTGCGCGTCGAAAATGTTTCCTTTGTCGCTTTAGGGGCGGATGGCGAAGGCCGACGATGTCTAAGAGCGTGCTGGCGGCTGGCACGACGGGACGATGTAGGACAGCGGCTTCTGGTATCGGGGTGGCGGCGACTTTGGGGTACCCTCTTTGGACATCGCCCGGCTGGATCCGGATCGGATCGGCGCAACAGCCGCGCAATATTCCAAAGTTCAGGAAAGTTCAGCCCTGTGAGCGCCCCGATTTGCAAGTCGCGGAATGCTGGATGTCCGCGGCACGTCCGATCATGGCTGCACTCGCAAGCGGGGCAGCGACCATCTTTTTGTTCACCGAATGAAAGAGCCGGATGAAGGCTGGCACAGCCGAATAATGTAGGAAAGACCTATTTGAAGGCGATGTCTGTTTTGGCGTGGGAGCAGGCGTTTGCTACTATGTTGTACCCCGGCGAAGGCCGGGGCCCAGGGCTTTCGAAAGCCGAGCTGTGCGGATTGCCGCCCTGGACCCCGGCCTTCGCCGGGGCACACATTACCGTCGTTAGTGTCCGGTCGTTTCTTCGCCTTGTCATCCCGGGCTTGACCCGGGATCCCGCTTTTTGACGCACTCACCGACTTCTAGCGGGACCCCGGATCAAGTCCGGGGTGACGAGGATGTGGAGGGCAGCTTAAGCCACTCTCTTTCTCCGTTCGTGTCGAGCGAAGTCGAGACATCCATCGACGTCGAGCCTGGCCCGAGGGGCATCTCGACTTCGCTCGATGCGAGCGGGCCGATAAGCCAGAGCGCAGCAATCGGTCGCTACCCGTCGCCTTGCTCCGATCCGCGTGCGCGTTGGAAACCGTCCGGGCGTGCCCGGCGCCAGCGTAGCCCGACCATCAGGACGAACGGCCAGAATATCGTATTGAGGACATCGAACGCGCTGTCGGGCATTCGCCAGGCACCATGTGCGATGCGATCGGCGACCTCCTTTGCGATGGCCGCAGCCAGGACGAACAGAAACGGCGTCCATGTCGCAAGCGAACGCCGTGTCACGATTCGCGCAAGAAACAGGACGACCATGCCGCCGTGGACGTGCAGCAGGCTGTCCGACGCACCGGTGCTCATGCCCAGCGCGGAGCTCAGCGGGCGGTAGAAATCGATGAGGTTTTCCATCGCGACGCGCTAAAGCATCAGGCAAATGAACCTGCCGTTACCGACGACATGTGCGCCAAAGAAACGTCAGGCGTTCAATTCACCATCCGCTCATAGCCCTCCCAATAGGGAGCGCGCAGGTCTTTTCTCAAAATCTTGCCGCTGGCGTTCCGGGGCAGCGCATCGATCACGTCGATGCTGCGCGGGCATTTGAAGGGAGCAATGCGTTCGCGCGCCCAGGCGATGATGTCGGCTTCTTCGACGCTCGTTCCGGGTTTGGCGACGACGACCGCCTTCACCGTCTCCCCCCACTTCTGGTCGGGAATGCCGATCACAGCGACTTCCTGCACCGCCGGATGGCCGAAGATCGCGCTTTCGACTTCGGCCGGATAGACATTCTCGCCGCCGGTGATGATCATGTCCTTCATCCGGTCGTGGATGAAGAGATAGCCGTCGGCGTCGAGATAGCCCGCATCGCCGGTACGGATCCAGCCCTCGTCCGTCATCGTATTTGCCGTCGCGTCGGGCAGATTCCAATATCCCAGCATATTGTTCGAAGAGCGGGTGACCACCTCACCCACTTCGCCCGTCGGAACGGATTGACCGTCGGGTCCGAGGATGACGATTTCGACGCCGGGAAGCGCCTTGCCCGCCGACCGCATCCGCACATTGCCTTCCGGGTCGTGATCCTCGGGCGGCAGCATCGAGATCGTGCCCGTCGTCTCGGTCATCCCATAAGCTTGGATGAACTGCGCGCCGAAGACCGCGATGCACTGGCGCAGCAGTTCGAGCGGGATCGGCGCGGCGCCATAGAGGATATATTTGAGGCGGCTGTAATCGACGCTGGCGCAGCGCGGGTGCATCAGCAGCATCTGGAGCGCCGCGGGAACCATGAAGAAGCGGGTGACGCCGTGCTGCTCGACCGCGTCGAACACCCCGTCGGGGTTGAACTCCGCGAGCACGACGCCCGGCAATCCAGCGGCAAGCGCCATGATGCCGAGCCCGGTGCCGCCGATATGCGCGCACGGCATCGCGACCAGCACCGCCTCATCATCTTCCCATTTCGTGTACGGCAGATCGAGCGTGTTCGAATGTTTGCGCAGCGCGAAGAGATTGCGGTTCGACAGCACCGCACCCTTGGGGTTGCCGGTGGTGCCCGAGGTATAGAGCTGAAGCACCGCGTCGTTGGTACCCGACGGATCGAAGGACAGGCGCTCGGCCCCGTCGATCATCGACCATGCGTCGGCGGCGCCGACGATCTTGGGATCGTTCTGAAGCTTTCCCGCTAGCTGTTCGGCGAGCGCATCGAACCCCGGGCCAGCAAAGACCATTTTCGCCTTCGTATCATTGACGATGAAGGCCCATTCGGTCGGCGAGAGGCGCCAGCCGATCGGTGCCATCACGATCCCCGCGCGCGCCGCGCCGTAGAAAAGGGTGAAATAGAGGTCGCTATTCTTGCCGATCCACGCGATGCGGTCGCCCTTCCGGAGCCCCGCCGCGATCAGCGCCGACGCCGCCCGCGCAGTGCGGTCATCGAGTTCGGCATAGGTATAGACGCGGTCCTCTTCGCGCAGCGCCACCCGATCGGGGCGCTCGCTGGCCCAATGGGTCAAGAATTCGTCAAATGTGAAAAGGTCCGAAACGTCGCGGCCCATCGCCTCTCTCTCCTCGAATCGCATCTCTTTCGTGCAATTGGTGAGAGGCTAGCGCCTGCGGGGGCCGCGTAAAGCGCCGATCGCCCATACTGTCAGGTCCGTCAGGTGCGGCGGAACAACAGCATCAGGTTATTTGCAGGCATCGCGCGGCGTTCAGCGAAGGCGAGACCGGCATCGACGGCGGCTGCTTTTACGGCGTCGGTATCGCGAAGCCCCCACGCAGGATTACGGCTGCGCAGGCTGGCATCGAAGGCTAGATTGCTCTCCGCCGTCGGGGCATCGGGCTCAAAATAGGGGCCGTAAAGGATCAACGGCGCGCCGCGGGCAAGCAGCCGGACTGCGCCAGCGAGCAGGCCCGTCGTCGCCTCCCACGGGCTGATATGCACCATATTGATGCAGAGGATCGCATCGGCGCGGTCCAACGGCCATACATCGGACGCCGCATCGAGGGCGATCGGCGGAGCAATATTCGCCAGCCCGGCGTCAACGCGATAGGCCGCGATCGACGTCAGCCCGGCGGGGTCGGGATCGGTTGGTTGCCAATCCAGATCCGGAAAAGCAGCGGCGAAATGCACCGCATGTTCGCCCGATCCGCTCGCGACTTCCAGCACTGACCCGGTCGCAGGGAGCCAATCGCGCAGAACCGCAACGATCGCGTCGCGATTGCGCAGCGTTGCCGGTGCATGGCGCTTGTCACCCGGCGCGCCCTCCCCCGGCGTCCAGGGTTGCGGCGTCACTTGGTCGCCTGTGCCCGCGCGCGGCGTTCACGCACGATCAGCCAGCCGAACAAGCCCACCGGGCCGGCCATCAGCGTCAGAAACAGGAAGGGAAATTGCACGATGCGGCTGAAGCCCTTCTGATCGGCGTCGCGCGCGATCCACATGCCGGTAAAAAGGTCGAAGGCCAGGTAATGGATCCACCCCATCGTCGCGCCGCCCGGGCTGTCGAACAGCTTCATCACGCCCTTCAGCGTGGTGAAGTCCGCCCCGCTCGCTCCGCCGGGGTCGATGCCGCCGGTCAGGAAACCGACGATCAATATCGTATAGGCAAGGCAGAGCAGGAAGACGCCCGCATAGAGGATCGCCGCGAGGATTTTCGGGCTGCGCGGCAGAAAGGCGAGTGCGATCCAGCCCGCGAAAGCCCAGTAATTGGCCAACAGAAAGATATTGTCCCAGCTCATCGCGCGCTCCCCCGCCCTGTCAGATCAGTCCGCCGAGCCCGAACAGCACGACGCCCGCCAGCAAAGCAATGGCGCCGGTGACGGTGATCAGCAAGGTCATTCGCGCGGCCGACGCGCGGCGCGAGATGAAGAAGGCCGTCGCGAGGCCGAGCCCGATCGCGAAAAGCGGTGCGTAGACGAACGCCCAGTCATAGCTGAACTCGCGGCGAACCCGGACCATCTCCCATTGCTCGACGACAAGACCATAGGCAGTGATCGCGATCAGCCAGCCGAGAAGCGCGACGATCGCGAACAACGCACCGGCCGCGATGCAACCCGCGCCGGAGCGCGGCTGGGGACGTTCGGGGCCGGGCGCCGGTTCGGTCATCAGCCCTCCCAGGCGAGGACGGGCTTGCGTGCCGCGAGCGTCTCGTCGAGGCGCGCGCGCGGTGCGAAGTGCGGCGCGGTCTTCAGCGCCGGGTCGCCGTTCTTCGCGCGCATTGCGATGCTGCGGAGGGCGCCGATGAACTGGTCGAGCACGGCCTTGCTCTCGGTCTCGGTCGGCTCGACGAGCATCGCGCCATGGACGACGAGCGGGAAATAGACCGTCATCGGGTGATAGCCCTCGTCGATCAGCCCCTTGGCGATGTCGAGCGTCGAGAAACCCTCGGCGAGGCCTTTATCGCTGAACAGTGCTTCGTGCATGCACGGCCCCGAGCGGCCGAAGGGCGCGTCGAGCACATCCTCGAGGCTGCGCAGCACATAGTTCGCGTTGAGCACCGCATCTTCGGCAACCTGCTTGAGGCCGTCGGCTCCGTGGCTGAGGATATAGGTCAGCGCACGGGTGAACATGCCCATCTGACCGTGGAAGGCGGTCATGCGGCCGAAGGTCTGCGGATGATCCTCGCCCGCATTTTCCTCTTCGATCAGGCGGAAGCTGTCGCCTTGCCGGGTCACGAAAGGCAGGGGTGCGAAGGGCGCGAGCGCCTCGGACAGCACGACCGGACCCGAGCCAGGACCGCCGCCGCCGTGCGGGGTCGAGAAGGTCTTGTGCAGGTTGATATGCATAGCATCGACGCCAAGGTCGCCGGGGCGCACGCGCCCGACGATGGCGTTGAAGTTCGCGCCGTCGCAATAGACATAGCCGCCCGCAGCATGGACCGCATCCGAGATCGCCTTCATGTCGCGCTCGAACAGGCCGCAGGTGTTAGGGTTGGTGATCATCACCCCGGCGACGTCGGGGCCAAGGCGTGCCTTCAACGCTTCAAGGTTGACGCGGCCGGCCTCGGTCGCCGGGATATCCTCGACGGTAAAGCCCGCAAAGGCCGCAGTCGCGGGGTTGGTGCCGTGCGCGCTTTCGGGGACGAGGATGACACGGCGGTCTTCGCCGCGCGCCTCGAGCGCCGCCTTGATGCAGAGGATACCGCAGAGTTCGCCATGCGCGCCGGCCTTGGGCGACATCGCGACGCTGTGCATGCCGGTGAGCGTGATCAGCCATTCGGCGAGCTCGTGGATCACCGCATAGGCACCCTGCACCGTTTCCTGCGGCTGCAGCGGGTGGACGTCGGCAAAGCCGGGCATCCGCGCCACCTTTTCGTTGAGGCGCGGGTTATGCTTCATCGTGCAGCTACCGAGCGGGAAGAGACCGAGATCGATCGCATAATTCTGGCGGCTGAGGCGCGTATAGTGACGCACCGTTTCGGACTCGCTGAGGCCCGGCAGGCCGATGGGCGCGGTGCGCGCAAGGCCGCCGAGGTCAAAGGCAGGTGCCGTTTCGTCGAAATCGACCCCGGTCGTCTCGCTGCCGCCAATCTCGAAGATCAGCGGTTCTTCGAGCATCAGCGCGCGGTTTCCTGTAAAGGTGACATTGTCGTCGGCACCGCCGGCAACATTCATTTCGGGGCGCCAGCCGGCGCGGTTGAGCGCGGTCATGCCAGCACCTCCTTCAGGGCAGCGGCGAAGGCGGCGATATCCGCCTCGGTCACGGTTTCGGTCACGGCGACGACGAGGCCGTTTTCAAGGCCTTCATTGTCGGGATAGAGGCGGCCGAGCGAGACGCCGCCGAGGATATCCCGCTCCGCAAGCTTGTGGATCACCGGGCGTGCCGCGGTGGGAAGCAGCAGCGTGAATTCGTTGAAGAAGCTGTTGTTCAGCACCGACACGCCCGGCAGCTTCGCGAGTTCGGCGGCAGCAGCCTGCGCGCGGCCGTGATTGATCGCGGCGAGTTGACGAAGGCCCGCTTCACCGAGCAACGTCATATGGATGCTGAAGGCCAGCGCACAGAGCCCTGAATTGGTGCAGATATTGCTCGTCGCCTTTTCGCGGCGAATATGCTGTTCGCGCGTCGAGAGCGTCAGCACGAAACCGCGCTTGCCATTGGCGTCGACGGTTTCGCCGCACAGGCGACCCGGCATCTGGCGGACATATTTGGTCTTGCACGCGAACAAGCCGACATAGGGTCCGCCGAACTGCAGCCCGACACCAAGCGATTGGCCCTCACCCACGACGATATCCGCGCCCATTTCGCCCGGCGACTTGATGAGACCGAGCGCGACGGGTTCGGTCACGACCGCGATCAACAGCGCACCCGCCGCCTGGCAGGCCTCGGCCAGCTTCGTCATATCATCGATGCGGCCAAGGATATCGGGATATTGGACGACGACGCAGCTTGTGTCCTTGTCGATCGCCGAGGCCAGCGCCGCCCAGTCGGTCCCAGCCTCGAGACTGGGGTCGCCGTCGACGAGCGTATCGCCGGTATATTTCGCCATCGTGCGCGCAACGCTGCGATAATGCGGGTGAAGCCCGGTCGAGAGCAAGGCCTTGGCGCGCTTGGTGATGCGGCGCGCCATGACGATTGCTTCCCAGCACGCGGTCGAGCCGTCGTACATCGACGCATTGGCAACGTCGGTGCCGAGCAGCCGCGCGACCTGCGACTGGAATTCGAACAGCATCTGCAGCGTGCCCTGCGCGATTTCGGGCTGATAGGGCGTGTAGGCGGTCAGGAACTCGCCGCGCTGGATCAGATGATCGACGCTTGCCGGCACATGATGGCGATAGGCGCCGGCGCCGAGGAAAAAGGGTCCCTCGCCCGCGGCGCGGCTGCGGCGTGCGAGCGCGCCCATATGACGTTCGACCGCAAGCTCGCTCGCATGGTTCGGCAGGCCGGCGATCGGGCCGTCCAGTCGCGCTTCGGCGGGGACGTCGACGAACAGATCGTCGATCGACGACGCGCCAACGCTGGCGAGCATCGCCGCGCGATCATCGGAAGTCAGAGGGAGATAACGCATGAACTACTCCGGGGAAGAGGCTGGATTGACGGAATAAAGCCGGGCGGTGTCGGCAAGTGTGCCGGTGAAAACGGTCGGTCCCGCATGGGTCGTATGGACCCATGGCGCGAGCCAGATACGAAAGCCGGCGTCGCGGACGCGGCGGCAGAAGGCATAGTCGTCCGAGAGCAAAGCCTGGCTTTCGGGGTCGATGAGCGGGCAGAAGAAAGCAGTCTCGGTTTCGCCAACGCGGTGCGCCTGCCGCTCCGCCGGGTCGGGACGGAAGACCAGGTCGGGAAGAGATGTGCGCAGCCCCTCCAGCACCTCGCGGCGGATGAGCATCATCGCGGTGCCGAGCCGCGACAGCTCGACCAGATCGGTCAGCTTGAAATTCTGCTCGGGATGCAGAAAGTGCAGCGCAAATTCGCCAGCATAACGTGCAAGCTCGGCCGGATTCTCCTTCGCGAGGCCAAGCTCTGCCGCGCGCGCGACATTGCTCCAGTTGACCATTCGCCGCGGATAGGCCGCGCCGAGGACGCCGACTTCCGGGTTGGCGTCCATCGCGCGGACCATCGAGAATATGTCGTCGGGCGAAAAATCAATATCCGCATCGATGAACAACATATGCGTGCAGTCGCTGGCGAGGAACATCGCCGCCAGCATGTTTCGCGCGCGCGAGATCGACGGCTGATAGAGGATGAATTCGAACCGGACCGGCACGCCCATCGCCTGCGCGCGGAGCGCAAGATCGAGCGCCGCGCGGACATAAGTGCCCTGCGCGCCCTCATAGATGGGCGTCGCCACCATCAGGCGGCAATTGGCTGGCGCGGCGTCGGTCATCTTGTCCCTCCCCCTCCCGCCCGCGGGAGGGGCTATCGGTTACAGGCCAGGTTTACAGGGCGTCGCAGAAGACCTTGTACGCAGCAGCGTCCATCAGGCCGTCGAGCTGGCTCTTGTCGCCGAGTGTCATGCGGAAGAACCAGCCTTCGCCTTCGGGATCCGAATTGACGAGCGAGGGATCTTCCTCGAGCTGGCCATTGCCTTCGGTCACGGTGCCGTCGACCGGCGCATAGACGTCGCTTGCCGCCTTCACCGACTCAACGACCGCGGCATCGCCGCCCTTGCTGAGTTCGGCGCCGGTGTCGGGAACTTCGACGAACACGATGTCGCCAAGCTGGCCCTGCGCGAAGTCGGTAATGCCGACGGTCGCGACATCGCCGTCGACATCGATCCACTCATGCTCTTCGGTAAAATAACGCGGCATCACTCAACCTCCTGTTTTACGAACATATCGATGCGGAACGAACGGCATCGCCGCGACCGTGCAATGGACGAGCTTGCCGCGCACCTCGGCGGCAACCGCGGTTCCGGGCACGGCATGGTCGCGCGGGACATAGCCCATCGCGATGGGCGCGCCGACGCTGGGGGCAAAGCCGCCCGACGTCACGACGCCGATCTCATCCTCGCCGTCGAAAAGCTTGGCACCCTCGCGCACCGGAAGCTTGCCGTCGACGAGCAGGCCGACGCGTTTGCGCGGTGGGCCATCCTCAAGATGACCGAGAATGCGCGCGGCGCCGGGAAAATTCTCTTCTTCGCGGCGGCGTTTGCTCACCGCAAAGCCAAGGTCGGCTTCGGCGGGATCGGTCGCGGGAGTCAGGTCGTGGCCGTAGAGCGGCAGGCCGGC
This sequence is a window from Sphingopyxis sp. USTB-05. Protein-coding genes within it:
- the ndhC gene encoding NADH-quinone oxidoreductase subunit A, with translation MPSQSVSGANLASSSTLLLDYLPILIFMGVALALSLLFVFLPMAVSRVTGAHAPDSEKLSEYECGFPAFEAPRKPFDVRFYLVAILFIIFDLEAAFLFPWAIVVDDLGWEAWGAMMVFLGILTVGFIYEWKKGALDWD
- a CDS encoding multidrug efflux SMR transporter; the encoded protein is MAWIYLTIAGIFEIVWAYSMKQSEGFTRPGATAITIGAMIISFALLSLSMKSLPLGTAYTIWTGIGAVGAFLVGIFVLGEQANAMRIAAALLIVSGLVMMKLSSSV
- a CDS encoding DMT family transporter, translated to MRLLAMVSLSLMFVLVKMIDAADIHIVESLFWRQALVLPFLLVWVQATGGLSSLKTQRIGAHARRMLMGLTGMACNFGAMILLPMAEATTISLSVPIFAVIFAAILLGEATGWQRWSAVIIGFVGVLVVLDPISGFAGGFGGTHGVGTLIALTGAVMTALITIAVRDLGRTENAGTIVFWFSLLSMIPLGIALPFVFTPHDGREWLLLVGLGFLGAVVQMSLTGALRLAPVSVVIPMDYSSLLWAIAAGWWFFGTLPADTTWVGAPLIIASGLFIAWREHRRHIDRPKEVAA
- a CDS encoding glutathione S-transferase family protein, which encodes MTLPILYHCPDARSLRCLWAVEEAGIDVDLRLLKFPPRAFEPDYRAVNPLMTIPGWVENGQLMTESAAICERIAEGTPLEVHRDENDYWAWRNWLHRSDATLTFPLAIMIRYTRVEPEERRLAQAVEDYKAFFGGRAKSIEAALADGREWLVADRFTIADIVIGYAAFLATTLRADDVLGDATKAWLGRCMAREGFQRARQRQKAAE
- a CDS encoding fatty acid--CoA ligase codes for the protein MGRDVSDLFTFDEFLTHWASERPDRVALREEDRVYTYAELDDRTARAASALIAAGLRKGDRIAWIGKNSDLYFTLFYGAARAGIVMAPIGWRLSPTEWAFIVNDTKAKMVFAGPGFDALAEQLAGKLQNDPKIVGAADAWSMIDGAERLSFDPSGTNDAVLQLYTSGTTGNPKGAVLSNRNLFALRKHSNTLDLPYTKWEDDEAVLVAMPCAHIGGTGLGIMALAAGLPGVVLAEFNPDGVFDAVEQHGVTRFFMVPAALQMLLMHPRCASVDYSRLKYILYGAAPIPLELLRQCIAVFGAQFIQAYGMTETTGTISMLPPEDHDPEGNVRMRSAGKALPGVEIVILGPDGQSVPTGEVGEVVTRSSNNMLGYWNLPDATANTMTDEGWIRTGDAGYLDADGYLFIHDRMKDMIITGGENVYPAEVESAIFGHPAVQEVAVIGIPDQKWGETVKAVVVAKPGTSVEEADIIAWARERIAPFKCPRSIDVIDALPRNASGKILRKDLRAPYWEGYERMVN
- a CDS encoding DUF938 domain-containing protein; translated protein: MTPQPWTPGEGAPGDKRHAPATLRNRDAIVAVLRDWLPATGSVLEVASGSGEHAVHFAAAFPDLDWQPTDPDPAGLTSIAAYRVDAGLANIAPPIALDAASDVWPLDRADAILCINMVHISPWEATTGLLAGAVRLLARGAPLILYGPYFEPDAPTAESNLAFDASLRSRNPAWGLRDTDAVKAAAVDAGLAFAERRAMPANNLMLLFRRT
- a CDS encoding ABA4-like family protein; this translates as MSWDNIFLLANYWAFAGWIALAFLPRSPKILAAILYAGVFLLCLAYTILIVGFLTGGIDPGGASGADFTTLKGVMKLFDSPGGATMGWIHYLAFDLFTGMWIARDADQKGFSRIVQFPFLFLTLMAGPVGLFGWLIVRERRARAQATK
- the gcvPB gene encoding aminomethyl-transferring glycine dehydrogenase subunit GcvPB, with the protein product MNVAGGADDNVTFTGNRALMLEEPLIFEIGGSETTGVDFDETAPAFDLGGLARTAPIGLPGLSESETVRHYTRLSRQNYAIDLGLFPLGSCTMKHNPRLNEKVARMPGFADVHPLQPQETVQGAYAVIHELAEWLITLTGMHSVAMSPKAGAHGELCGILCIKAALEARGEDRRVILVPESAHGTNPATAAFAGFTVEDIPATEAGRVNLEALKARLGPDVAGVMITNPNTCGLFERDMKAISDAVHAAGGYVYCDGANFNAIVGRVRPGDLGVDAMHINLHKTFSTPHGGGGPGSGPVVLSEALAPFAPLPFVTRQGDSFRLIEEENAGEDHPQTFGRMTAFHGQMGMFTRALTYILSHGADGLKQVAEDAVLNANYVLRSLEDVLDAPFGRSGPCMHEALFSDKGLAEGFSTLDIAKGLIDEGYHPMTVYFPLVVHGAMLVEPTETESKAVLDQFIGALRSIAMRAKNGDPALKTAPHFAPRARLDETLAARKPVLAWEG
- the gcvPA gene encoding aminomethyl-transferring glycine dehydrogenase subunit GcvPA; translation: MRYLPLTSDDRAAMLASVGASSIDDLFVDVPAEARLDGPIAGLPNHASELAVERHMGALARRSRAAGEGPFFLGAGAYRHHVPASVDHLIQRGEFLTAYTPYQPEIAQGTLQMLFEFQSQVARLLGTDVANASMYDGSTACWEAIVMARRITKRAKALLSTGLHPHYRSVARTMAKYTGDTLVDGDPSLEAGTDWAALASAIDKDTSCVVVQYPDILGRIDDMTKLAEACQAAGALLIAVVTEPVALGLIKSPGEMGADIVVGEGQSLGVGLQFGGPYVGLFACKTKYVRQMPGRLCGETVDANGKRGFVLTLSTREQHIRREKATSNICTNSGLCALAFSIHMTLLGEAGLRQLAAINHGRAQAAAAELAKLPGVSVLNNSFFNEFTLLLPTAARPVIHKLAERDILGGVSLGRLYPDNEGLENGLVVAVTETVTEADIAAFAAALKEVLA
- a CDS encoding glycosyltransferase, which translates into the protein MTDAAPANCRLMVATPIYEGAQGTYVRAALDLALRAQAMGVPVRFEFILYQPSISRARNMLAAMFLASDCTHMLFIDADIDFSPDDIFSMVRAMDANPEVGVLGAAYPRRMVNWSNVARAAELGLAKENPAELARYAGEFALHFLHPEQNFKLTDLVELSRLGTAMMLIRREVLEGLRTSLPDLVFRPDPAERQAHRVGETETAFFCPLIDPESQALLSDDYAFCRRVRDAGFRIWLAPWVHTTHAGPTVFTGTLADTARLYSVNPASSPE